The following proteins come from a genomic window of Geomonas sp. RF6:
- a CDS encoding L-lactate MFS transporter, which produces MTTSQKLPNRWLVAIMGTLLQLALGTVYAWSYFQKPMMAKYGWSNTQAAWVFSLAILFLSFAATWGGINLPKFGPRKLAVTGGLLFSAGYFIGAYALSIANLPLLYLGYGVIGGIGLGLGYVTPVATAAKWFPDKKGLVTGMVVMGFGFGALIMSKVLGPQFMKMTNDNLVLVFMYSGVILLVVTQIAAAFLTNPPAGYVPEGYTPPAVSKSDAGAQDSMTASQCLLSGKFAMMWTIFFFNIIAGIMFISFQSPLLQDLIKAGMPASTNFTDPAVVKALAASGATLIAISSIFNGLGRMFWGGLADKIGRIQAFRLIIGSQVVVFVALLFVKSPLIFSVLVCYVLLCYGGGFGSMPGYIADVFGPKLMATVYGTVLTAWGFGGVVGPQIVAYFKDNYPQQAAQYTFSVAAGILFVGLLISLALNNKKFIPAGAEEKVLATAK; this is translated from the coding sequence ATGACCACGTCTCAGAAGCTTCCAAACCGCTGGCTTGTCGCAATTATGGGGACCCTGCTGCAGTTGGCCCTGGGCACCGTGTACGCCTGGAGCTACTTCCAGAAACCGATGATGGCGAAATATGGCTGGAGCAACACCCAGGCCGCCTGGGTATTCAGCCTCGCCATCCTCTTCCTGAGCTTCGCCGCCACCTGGGGGGGGATCAACCTGCCGAAGTTCGGCCCGCGCAAGCTCGCGGTCACCGGCGGTCTTCTCTTCAGTGCCGGCTACTTCATCGGGGCCTACGCCCTCTCCATCGCGAACCTTCCGCTCCTCTACCTGGGGTACGGCGTGATCGGCGGGATCGGCCTCGGCCTCGGCTACGTCACCCCCGTGGCGACGGCCGCAAAATGGTTCCCGGACAAGAAGGGTCTGGTAACCGGCATGGTGGTCATGGGTTTCGGCTTCGGAGCGCTCATCATGAGCAAGGTGCTCGGACCGCAGTTCATGAAGATGACCAACGACAACCTGGTGCTGGTCTTCATGTACAGCGGCGTCATCCTCCTCGTCGTCACACAGATCGCCGCGGCCTTCCTGACTAATCCCCCCGCGGGGTACGTGCCTGAAGGGTACACTCCCCCGGCAGTATCGAAGTCCGATGCCGGCGCGCAGGACAGCATGACCGCCTCGCAGTGCCTCCTCTCCGGCAAGTTTGCCATGATGTGGACGATCTTCTTCTTCAACATCATCGCCGGGATCATGTTCATCTCCTTCCAGTCCCCGCTCCTGCAGGACCTGATCAAGGCCGGCATGCCCGCCTCCACGAACTTCACTGACCCGGCGGTTGTGAAGGCGCTCGCCGCCTCCGGCGCCACCCTCATCGCCATCAGCTCCATCTTCAACGGACTCGGGCGTATGTTCTGGGGTGGGCTCGCCGACAAGATCGGGCGCATCCAGGCCTTCCGTCTCATCATCGGGAGCCAGGTCGTGGTCTTCGTCGCGCTCCTCTTCGTGAAGAGCCCGCTGATCTTCAGCGTCCTCGTGTGCTACGTCCTCCTTTGCTACGGCGGCGGCTTCGGCTCCATGCCCGGCTACATCGCGGACGTCTTCGGTCCTAAGCTCATGGCGACCGTGTACGGCACCGTCCTCACCGCATGGGGCTTCGGCGGCGTCGTCGGTCCGCAGATCGTGGCCTACTTCAAGGACAACTACCCGCAGCAGGCGGCGCAGTACACCTTCAGCGTGGCGGCAGGGATCCTCTTCGTCGGCCTCCTCATCTCGCTGGCACTGAACAACAAGAAGTTCATCCCGGCCGGGGCTGAAGAGAAGGTCCTCGCGACCGCGAAGTAA
- the fdhF gene encoding formate dehydrogenase subunit alpha — translation MSLAKLTIDGIRVEVPPGTPLIDAAKEAGITIPTLCYLDLHKAISGQNASCRICMVEVEGRRNLAPACTTPVTEGMIVHTDTERIRTSRKVMLDLILSDHPSDCMTCSKAGGCKLQDLCYANDVEKTTYDGLTTTAPIDESNEFYVRDMNKCVKCRRCVNACSTFQGTEAIDFAGRGFFNRVAVPFDLTMKDSGCVSCGNCVSVCPVGALMPKTKEKFRYWEVQEVKTTCSYCGVGCELKLQVKGGKVVGAQPSDGAANNGILCVKGKFAYNFINHPDRLKKPLVRKDGELVESSWEEAYGIIASKVKQVKEEFGPQALGGLSSARTTNEENYLFQKMVRAGFGSNNVDHCARLUHATTVAGLATTLGSGAMTNSINEVLGSDVIFITGSNTTEGHPVIGAKIKQAKAKGAKIIVAEPRRIELADYAEVFLQITPGTNVALYNGLMHVILEEGLQDDPFIAERTEKIEDLKEVVKEYTPEKVAAICGIDAEDIRKAARLYGSAGKASIFYSMGVTQHSTGTDGVMSLSNLALLTGNIGKESAGVNPLRGQNNVQGACDMGALPNVYTGYQQVANPDVRKKFESAWGVPLPEAPGLTLCEIVHGAGHGDIKVLYIMGENPMVSDPDLGHVEEALKKVDFLVVQDIFLTETALLADVVLPAASFAEKDGTFSNTERRVQRVRKAIEPVGGSKPDWVILMELLNRLGLEKKYSHPSEIMEEIASLTPSYAGIDYQRLDQGGLQWPCPTKDHPGTPVLHKAGVARGKGLFKPAHYKPAAELPDKEYPYLLTTGRILFHYHTRTMTGRNEGINKLFPESYIEISPVTAAALDVAHGEKLEVASRRGTIVTTAKVSERIKDNVVFMPFHFAEGAANALTNSALDPVAKEPEYKVCAVRISSKKLEERISDYQ, via the coding sequence ATGAGCCTAGCCAAACTCACCATCGACGGCATCAGGGTCGAAGTCCCCCCCGGGACGCCGCTCATCGATGCCGCCAAGGAAGCAGGGATCACCATCCCTACCTTGTGCTACCTCGATCTGCACAAGGCGATCAGCGGGCAAAACGCCTCCTGCCGTATCTGCATGGTTGAAGTGGAAGGAAGGCGCAACCTTGCTCCCGCCTGCACCACCCCGGTAACCGAGGGGATGATCGTGCACACCGACACGGAGAGGATCCGCACATCCCGCAAGGTCATGCTCGATCTTATCCTCTCGGACCACCCGTCGGACTGCATGACGTGCAGCAAGGCGGGGGGGTGCAAGCTGCAGGACCTCTGCTACGCCAACGACGTGGAGAAGACGACCTACGACGGTCTCACCACGACCGCCCCGATCGACGAGAGCAACGAGTTCTACGTCCGCGACATGAACAAGTGCGTAAAGTGCCGCCGCTGCGTCAACGCCTGCAGCACGTTCCAGGGGACCGAGGCGATCGACTTTGCAGGGCGCGGGTTCTTCAACAGGGTCGCGGTCCCCTTCGACCTCACCATGAAGGATTCCGGCTGCGTCTCCTGCGGCAACTGCGTCTCGGTCTGCCCGGTCGGGGCGCTCATGCCGAAGACGAAGGAAAAGTTCCGCTACTGGGAAGTGCAGGAGGTAAAGACCACCTGTTCCTACTGCGGGGTCGGCTGCGAGCTGAAGCTGCAGGTGAAGGGCGGCAAGGTCGTGGGGGCGCAGCCGTCCGACGGAGCCGCCAACAACGGGATCCTCTGCGTGAAGGGGAAATTTGCCTACAACTTCATAAACCACCCGGACCGCCTGAAAAAGCCCCTCGTGCGCAAGGACGGCGAGCTGGTGGAGTCGAGCTGGGAAGAGGCGTACGGCATCATCGCCTCCAAGGTGAAGCAGGTGAAGGAGGAGTTCGGCCCGCAGGCGCTCGGCGGCCTCTCCTCGGCAAGGACCACCAACGAAGAGAACTACCTCTTCCAGAAAATGGTGCGCGCGGGGTTCGGCAGCAACAATGTCGATCACTGCGCCCGACTTTGACACGCTACAACGGTTGCCGGTCTGGCAACCACGCTTGGCAGTGGCGCAATGACGAACAGCATCAACGAGGTGCTCGGCAGTGACGTGATCTTCATCACCGGGTCGAACACCACGGAGGGGCACCCGGTCATCGGGGCGAAGATAAAGCAGGCAAAGGCGAAGGGGGCGAAGATCATCGTGGCGGAGCCGCGCAGGATCGAGCTCGCCGACTACGCCGAGGTCTTCCTGCAGATCACCCCCGGCACGAACGTGGCGCTGTACAACGGCCTCATGCACGTGATCCTCGAGGAAGGGCTGCAGGACGACCCCTTCATCGCGGAGCGCACCGAAAAGATCGAGGATCTCAAAGAGGTGGTGAAGGAGTACACCCCTGAGAAGGTCGCGGCGATCTGCGGCATCGACGCGGAAGACATCCGGAAGGCGGCGCGCCTGTACGGCAGCGCGGGGAAAGCGTCGATCTTCTACTCCATGGGTGTTACCCAGCATTCCACCGGGACCGACGGCGTCATGTCCCTCTCCAACCTCGCGCTTCTTACCGGCAACATCGGGAAGGAATCGGCAGGGGTGAACCCCTTGAGGGGGCAGAACAACGTGCAGGGTGCCTGCGACATGGGGGCCCTGCCGAACGTGTACACCGGGTACCAGCAGGTGGCGAACCCGGATGTGCGCAAGAAGTTCGAGAGCGCCTGGGGGGTCCCCCTCCCCGAGGCGCCGGGGCTCACGCTGTGCGAGATCGTGCACGGCGCCGGGCACGGCGACATCAAGGTCCTCTACATCATGGGTGAGAACCCCATGGTCTCCGACCCCGATCTCGGGCACGTGGAAGAGGCGCTCAAAAAGGTCGATTTCCTGGTCGTCCAGGACATCTTCCTCACCGAGACGGCGCTCCTTGCCGACGTCGTTCTGCCGGCAGCCTCCTTTGCCGAGAAGGACGGCACATTCTCCAACACGGAAAGGCGCGTGCAACGGGTGCGCAAGGCGATCGAGCCGGTCGGCGGGTCGAAGCCGGACTGGGTCATCCTCATGGAACTCCTGAACCGGCTCGGGCTAGAGAAGAAGTACTCCCACCCCTCCGAGATCATGGAGGAGATCGCGAGCCTCACACCGTCGTACGCCGGGATCGACTACCAGCGACTGGATCAGGGTGGGCTGCAGTGGCCCTGCCCCACGAAGGACCACCCGGGCACACCGGTCCTGCACAAGGCGGGGGTCGCCAGGGGGAAAGGGCTCTTCAAGCCGGCGCACTACAAGCCGGCGGCGGAGCTCCCGGACAAGGAGTACCCGTACCTCCTCACCACCGGGCGCATCCTCTTCCACTACCACACCCGCACCATGACCGGCAGGAACGAGGGTATCAACAAGCTCTTCCCCGAGTCGTACATCGAGATCAGCCCGGTCACCGCAGCCGCGCTCGACGTCGCACACGGCGAGAAGCTGGAAGTCGCCTCGCGGCGCGGCACGATCGTCACCACCGCAAAGGTATCGGAGAGGATCAAGGACAACGTGGTCTTCATGCCGTTCCACTTTGCGGAAGGGGCGGCGAACGCCCTCACCAACTCCGCCCTCGACCCGGTAGCGAAGGAGCCGGAATACAAGGTCTGTGCAGTAAGGATCAGCAGCAAGAAGTTGGAGGAGAGAATAAGCGACTACCAGTGA
- a CDS encoding 2Fe-2S iron-sulfur cluster-binding protein: MSKVTLTINGQEITVPAGTTLLDAATGAGFFIPTFCHNPADPGFGACRICIVEVKGARTLLASCVTAAANGMVVETDSPAVMEARRTILELMLANHPADCLTCDKNGECKLQDYAFRYDVKTSSFSGDKHSYPLDESNPYIVRDMNKCILCGKCVRTCAEVEERAVINFAYRGFRTKVAPALDTPLAESDCASCSRCVALCPVGALNYKSMIGKGRTWELQKEETSCTFCDAGCHFDLVKKEGKVVGVAAKAPAEGRPLCLKGRLGLELRHNPAPPPPMLKKGKEFVEVPWGEALGLEDIVDKLK, from the coding sequence TTGTCTAAGGTCACCCTTACCATAAACGGTCAGGAGATCACGGTCCCGGCTGGCACGACATTGCTCGATGCCGCCACGGGAGCGGGCTTCTTCATTCCCACCTTTTGCCACAACCCAGCCGATCCCGGCTTCGGCGCCTGCCGCATCTGCATCGTCGAGGTGAAGGGGGCACGCACGCTGCTCGCTTCCTGCGTGACGGCGGCCGCCAACGGGATGGTCGTGGAGACGGACTCCCCCGCAGTCATGGAGGCACGCCGCACCATCCTCGAGCTCATGCTCGCCAACCACCCGGCGGACTGCCTCACCTGCGACAAAAATGGAGAATGCAAGCTGCAGGATTACGCATTCCGCTACGACGTGAAGACCTCCAGCTTCTCCGGAGACAAGCACTCCTACCCGCTCGACGAGTCGAACCCCTACATCGTGCGCGACATGAACAAGTGCATCCTCTGCGGCAAGTGCGTGCGCACCTGCGCCGAGGTGGAGGAGAGGGCGGTCATCAACTTCGCCTACCGCGGCTTCAGGACGAAGGTGGCCCCCGCGCTCGACACCCCACTTGCCGAGTCCGATTGCGCCTCCTGCTCCCGCTGCGTTGCGCTATGCCCCGTCGGCGCCCTGAACTACAAGTCTATGATCGGCAAAGGGAGGACCTGGGAGCTCCAGAAGGAAGAAACGAGCTGCACCTTCTGCGACGCGGGGTGCCATTTTGACCTCGTGAAGAAGGAAGGGAAGGTCGTAGGGGTGGCAGCAAAGGCCCCGGCAGAGGGGAGGCCGCTCTGCCTGAAGGGAAGGCTCGGCCTCGAGCTGCGCCACAACCCCGCCCCCCCTCCCCCGATGCTGAAGAAAGGGAAGGAGTTCGTGGAAGTCCCCTGGGGCGAGGCGCTCGGGCTGGAAGATATCGTCGACAAGCTGAAATAG
- the nuoF gene encoding NADH-quinone oxidoreductase subunit NuoF, whose translation MSNLEAARSEASARYEQKLNRPRIVVGLGTCGVAAGGEKVMTALKKEVESRGLDVDLDFTSCIGMCFAEPTVEVALPGAPSVVYRDIYPDKVARLIDTHVVGQAPVVEYAAMQIPGEATPYDGINIMEEAPYYAKQRRMVTARLGRTNPESIDDYLATGGYLGLEKALSMDRLAVIEEMKKSGLRGRGGGGFSTGMKWQFVHDAAGDKKYIVCNADEGDPGAFMDRSVLEGDPHAVMEGMMIAAYAIGADEGVIYCRAEYPLAIRRLNLAIKVAEELGIMGQNIMGTGFNFKMRIKAGAGAFVCGEETALINSIEGKRGMPRVRPPFPAHKGLWQKPTCLNNVETFANVPHIIRNGGDWYASMGTEKSKGSKVFCLTGKINKTGLAEVPMGITLREIVFDIAGGIANGKKFKAVQSGGPSGGCLPTEQLDLPIDYDSLIGAGAMMGSGGLVVMDETTCMVDVARFFLNFTQLESCGKCTPCREGTKRLLEILTRICDGKGELEDIDTLQRLGKVIKATALCGLGQTAPNPVLTTLRYFRNEYEAHIVDKRCPAGLCPRLLTYEIEPTRCVGCGLCLKTCPVGAITGEKKAPHVIDPKKCVKCGACEPKCKFEAIAKA comes from the coding sequence ATGAGCAATCTCGAGGCAGCGCGCTCCGAGGCGAGCGCGCGCTATGAACAGAAGCTGAACCGCCCCCGCATCGTGGTGGGGCTCGGCACCTGCGGCGTCGCCGCAGGGGGCGAAAAGGTCATGACGGCGCTGAAAAAGGAAGTGGAGAGCCGCGGGCTGGACGTCGATCTCGACTTTACCAGCTGTATCGGCATGTGCTTCGCGGAGCCGACCGTGGAGGTCGCCCTCCCGGGGGCCCCGAGCGTCGTGTACCGCGACATCTACCCTGACAAGGTGGCACGTCTCATCGACACCCACGTGGTGGGGCAGGCCCCGGTGGTGGAGTACGCCGCCATGCAGATCCCGGGGGAGGCGACGCCGTACGACGGGATCAACATCATGGAGGAGGCCCCCTACTACGCGAAGCAGCGCCGCATGGTGACTGCGCGGCTCGGGCGCACCAATCCGGAGAGCATCGACGACTACCTCGCCACCGGCGGCTACCTCGGGCTGGAGAAGGCCCTCTCCATGGACCGGCTCGCGGTCATCGAGGAGATGAAGAAGTCCGGCCTGCGCGGGCGCGGCGGCGGCGGTTTCAGCACCGGGATGAAGTGGCAGTTCGTGCACGACGCCGCCGGCGACAAGAAGTACATCGTGTGCAATGCCGACGAAGGGGACCCGGGTGCCTTCATGGACCGCTCCGTGCTGGAGGGTGACCCGCACGCAGTCATGGAAGGGATGATGATCGCGGCGTACGCCATCGGCGCCGACGAGGGGGTCATCTACTGCCGTGCCGAGTACCCCCTGGCGATCCGCCGGCTGAATCTCGCCATCAAGGTGGCCGAGGAGCTGGGGATCATGGGGCAGAACATCATGGGGACCGGCTTCAACTTCAAGATGCGCATCAAGGCGGGGGCGGGGGCTTTTGTCTGCGGCGAGGAGACGGCGCTCATCAACTCCATCGAAGGGAAGCGCGGCATGCCGCGGGTGCGCCCCCCCTTCCCGGCGCACAAGGGGCTCTGGCAGAAGCCGACCTGCCTGAACAATGTGGAGACCTTTGCAAACGTCCCGCACATCATCAGAAACGGCGGCGACTGGTACGCCTCCATGGGGACCGAGAAGAGCAAAGGGAGCAAGGTCTTCTGCCTCACCGGCAAGATCAACAAGACGGGCCTTGCCGAGGTGCCGATGGGGATCACCCTGCGCGAGATCGTCTTTGACATCGCGGGGGGGATCGCCAACGGGAAGAAATTCAAGGCGGTGCAAAGCGGTGGCCCTTCCGGGGGGTGCCTCCCCACGGAGCAGCTCGACCTCCCCATCGACTACGATTCGCTCATCGGAGCTGGGGCCATGATGGGCTCCGGCGGCCTCGTCGTCATGGACGAGACGACGTGCATGGTGGACGTCGCCCGCTTCTTTTTGAACTTCACCCAGCTCGAGTCGTGCGGCAAATGCACCCCCTGCCGGGAAGGGACGAAGCGCCTCCTGGAGATCCTCACCCGTATCTGCGACGGCAAAGGGGAGCTCGAGGATATCGACACGCTGCAGCGCCTCGGCAAGGTCATCAAGGCGACCGCGCTCTGTGGGCTCGGGCAGACCGCTCCGAATCCTGTCCTCACCACGCTGCGCTACTTCAGGAACGAGTACGAGGCGCACATCGTGGACAAGCGCTGCCCGGCGGGGCTCTGTCCGCGGCTCCTGACCTACGAGATCGAGCCGACAAGGTGCGTCGGCTGCGGCCTTTGCCTGAAGACGTGCCCGGTAGGCGCCATCACCGGGGAGAAGAAGGCACCGCACGTCATCGATCCGAAAAAGTGCGTGAAGTGCGGCGCGTGCGAGCCGAAATGCAAGTTCGAGGCGATCGCCAAGGCGTGA
- the nuoE gene encoding NADH-quinone oxidoreductase subunit NuoE, which yields MAVCMCSGEYVDSPQDVRLREVLDHYRGYEGALIPVLQEAQGIYGYLPSGVLEKIAQELEIPFSEVFGVVTFYAQFHLKQRGRNIIRVCLGTACHVQGGAKIFDALKDTLGVENGGTTDDLRYTLESVACIGACGLAPCIMINDDTHGRLKPEDLKNILEQYA from the coding sequence ATGGCGGTTTGCATGTGTAGCGGCGAATATGTCGACTCGCCCCAGGATGTTCGACTGCGGGAAGTTTTGGACCATTACCGGGGGTACGAGGGGGCGCTCATACCGGTACTTCAGGAGGCTCAGGGGATCTACGGCTATCTCCCGTCGGGCGTCCTGGAGAAGATCGCCCAGGAGCTGGAGATCCCCTTCAGCGAGGTCTTCGGCGTCGTCACCTTCTACGCCCAGTTCCACCTGAAGCAGCGCGGCCGCAACATCATCCGCGTCTGCCTCGGCACCGCCTGCCACGTGCAGGGGGGCGCGAAGATCTTCGACGCGCTGAAGGACACTCTCGGGGTCGAGAACGGCGGCACGACCGACGATCTGCGCTACACGCTGGAGTCCGTGGCGTGCATCGGCGCCTGCGGCCTCGCGCCGTGCATCATGATCAACGACGACACCCACGGCCGCTTGAAGCCGGAGGACCTGAAAAACATCCTGGAACAGTACGCCTAA